Proteins encoded together in one Synechococcus sp. BL107 window:
- a CDS encoding serine hydrolase, with product MAFYRFDPAMALRLESVLDELDAQGRPGLRNSLGLTWIRYADANPEAGDGLGVSWNHQKPIYPASVVKLFYAVAAEQWLQRDLIPDNDELERALREMIADSSNDATGLVLDLLTGTTSGPMLHGEGWLMWQRQRHLVNEWLETLVWPELELVNCCQKTWGDGPFGREKAFYGHDNANRNALTTAGTARMLEAVMTGAVVSPPACRRLRALLQRSLDPDQRRADPENQVDGFLGEGLPDGVKLWSKAGWMSQARHDAAWWQVPDQPPMLLVVFSSGPDHAKDEQLLPALASALSAFSG from the coding sequence ATGGCGTTCTACCGTTTCGATCCCGCCATGGCTTTACGCCTGGAATCCGTGCTGGATGAACTGGATGCGCAAGGTCGCCCAGGACTCCGCAACAGCTTGGGGTTGACCTGGATTCGCTATGCGGATGCGAATCCAGAGGCCGGTGATGGATTGGGGGTGTCATGGAATCACCAGAAGCCCATCTATCCCGCCAGCGTGGTGAAGTTGTTTTATGCCGTGGCGGCGGAGCAGTGGTTGCAGCGCGATCTCATTCCCGATAACGATGAATTGGAACGGGCCCTACGGGAGATGATCGCCGATTCCAGCAACGATGCCACGGGTCTGGTGTTGGATTTACTCACTGGAACCACCAGTGGTCCGATGCTCCATGGGGAGGGTTGGCTGATGTGGCAGCGACAGCGGCATCTGGTGAATGAATGGTTAGAAACGTTGGTGTGGCCTGAGCTGGAACTGGTGAACTGTTGCCAGAAAACGTGGGGAGATGGGCCCTTTGGTCGCGAAAAAGCGTTTTATGGACACGACAACGCCAATCGCAATGCCTTAACGACTGCGGGAACTGCTCGCATGTTGGAGGCGGTCATGACCGGGGCGGTGGTGTCCCCTCCTGCTTGTCGTCGCTTACGGGCTCTGTTGCAACGCTCCCTCGATCCGGACCAGCGCCGCGCCGATCCCGAGAATCAGGTGGATGGATTTCTGGGTGAAGGCTTGCCTGATGGAGTGAAGCTTTGGAGTAAGGCGGGTTGGATGAGTCAAGCTCGCCATGACGCGGCCTGGTGGCAGGTGCCGGATCAACCGCCGATGTTGCTAGTGGTGTTCAGCTCAGGGCCAGACCATGCCAAAGACGA